A window of Microbacterium hominis genomic DNA:
GTGTGCTCCCGTGTTTGCGGGGCGCGGCTCCCCGCAGTCACGTGCCAGAGCTGAGACCGGACGCCGAGGTGCCGTCAGCGCCCCTGCCGATCAATGGCTTCACCCAAACAGGGACGGGAGCGCTCCCACAAGATCCAGCGAAACGTTTTTCCGCGCGGAAACATCGTGTCTCGAGCTGGGCGCGGCGCGAATTATGTTGTGATCAGCCACTTATCGGCGGCGTGGCCAGCGGTACCGGAATCGTCCTTCAGCAACCTGTAACAAGTCGGACACGAACCGGCGTGGCTCCCCGCTCGCTCCGGACAAATCGCTCCGGTTCGCCGCAGACGACGGATGCCGCCACCCGATCGGGTGACGGCATCCACGGACTCGGAGGTCAGGCGCCGCCGAGGCGCTCCGCGAGGTACGCCCGCAGGTTCTCCATCGGCACGCGCTCCTGCGACATCGTGTCGCGGTCGCGGACGGTCACGGCGCGGTCCTCGAGCGAGTCGAAGTCGACCGTGACGCAGAAAGGGGTGCCGATCTCGTCCTGCCGGCGATAGCGGCGGCCGATGGCACCGGCGTCGTCGAAGTCGATGTTCCACTCGCCGCGCAGGCTGTCGGCGACCTCCCGCGCGATCGGCGACAGCTTCTCGTTGCGCGACAGCGGCAGGATCGCCGCCTTCACGGGCGCCAGCCGCGGGTCGAGCTTGAGCACCGTGCGGGTGTCGGTGCCGCCCTTGGCGTTCGGCGCCTCCTCCTCGTGGTACGCGTCGACGAGGAACGCCATCATGGCGCGCGTGAGGCCGAACGACGGCTCGATCACGTACGGGATGTACTTCTCGCCCGAGGCCTGGTCGAAGTAGGTGAGGCTCTGGCCGGAGGCCTCGGTGTGGCTGCCGAGGTCATAGTCGGTGCGGTTGGCGACGCCCATCAGCTCGCCCCACTCCTTGCCGGGGAAGCCGAAGCGGTACTCGACGTCGATCGTGCCGGCCGAGTAGTGGGCGCGCTCGTGCTCGGGCACGTCGAACTGGCGCATGTTCTCGGGGTCGATGCCGAGGTCGATGAACCAGTTCCAGCACGCCTCGACCCAGTGGTCGAACCACTGCGGCGCCTCGGCGGGCGGCGCGAAGAACTCGATCTCCATCTGCTCGAACTCGCGGGTGCGGAAGATGAAGTTTCCGGGCGTGATCTCGTTGCGGAACGCCTTGCCGACCTGGCCGATGCCGAACGGCGGCTTCTTGCGGCTGGCGGTGAGCACGTTCGAGAAGTTCACGAAGATGCCCTGGGCCGTCTCCGGGCGCAGGAAGTGCAGGCCGGACTCGTCGTCGACGACGCCGAGGTAGGTCTTCACCAGACCCGAGAACGCCTTCGGCTCCGTGTACTGGCCCTTGGTGCCGCAGTTCGGGCAAGGCACCTCGGCGAGGCCGTTCTCGGCCTTGCGGCCCTTGCGCGCCTCGAAGTCCTCGATGAGGTTGTCCTCGCGGAAGCGCTTGTGGCACTGCAGGCACTCCACCAGCGGGTCGGTGAAGGTCGCGACGTGGCCGGAGGCCTCCCACACGCGCTTGGGGAGGATCACCGACGAGTCCAGGCCCACCATGTCGCCGCGGCCGCGCACGAAGGTCTGCCACCACTGCCGACGGATGTTCTCCTTCAGCTCGGTGCCGAGGGGGCCGTAGTCCCAGGCCGAACGCGAACCGCCGTAGATCTCACCCGCTTGGAAGACGAACCCGCGATGACGGGCGAGGGCGATGACTTTGTCGAGACGGGACTGCTCGGCCACGGTGGCTCCAATGGTCGGGTGGGGAGGCGCACGAGGTGCGGGATGCCGCGAGCGCGGCATCCATCGATTCTAATCGGCGCGGGGCACGGGGCCGGTGTCGTCGGCGGCGCGATCGAAGGCGCGATCCCACTCCTGCAGCTCCTTGCGACGGCCGATGAGACCGTCGAGCGACACCTGGAAGTGCAGTCCGCGCCGCGCGTTGACCTGCTTGATGTTCTCGACGAGCTCGGTCGCGACCTCCGCGAGGGCGGAGCGCACCTCTCGCGCGCGTTCGGCCGGGTCGTCCCAGAGGTGCGGGTGGGTGAGGATGTCGAGCAGGTAGTCGCGATCGAGCGCCCCGGTGAGCTTGCGCAGCGTGTCGCCGTACTCGAGCGCCGCCGTCGCCCGCTGCGCTTCGTCGCCGCGGCGGCCGAGGCGCTCGAACAGCTCGACGGTGTTGGTCGCGACGCCGCCGATCTCGGCGGCGACCTCCTGCGCCGCGGGGGTGCCTGCCATCGCGGCGGCGCCGTACTCCGCCGCGAGCACCCGCAGGCGCGCCACCGACGAGCGCACCGGCTCGGGCAGGGCGTTCCGGTCGCTGCGGCGACGCGCGCGCACGATGCCGAGCACCGCACCGCCCGCGGCCAGGACGACCGCGACGCCGACGGCGACGCCGATCACGACGCCCGCATCGATGCCCCCGGTGGCGCCGCCGGCACCGCCGGGGATCTCGGCGGTGATCTGCTCCACCGTCTGGGTGAGGGCGCCCTCGACGGAGTCGGTCGAGGCCTCCGACTCGTTCGCGATGCGCAGCGCCTCGCCGCTCGGGAGCACCCGGGAACCCGCGAACACGTCGTCGCCCACCGCCACGATGATGGTGTCGTACGGAGTGGATTCGGCCAGCTCCGCCAGGATCTGCTGATCGGATGCCTCGAGCGAGACGTTCTCCGAGAACACCGCGATCCCGATCGATGCGTCGCCCACCTGCTGTTCGAGCGCACTCGCGAGATCGGCGGCGCCGCTCACCTCGCGGGACACGTACACGTTCGCGCCGGCCAGCCCGTCGACGGCGTCATCGACGTAGCCGGTGGTGTCCAGTGGCTGCAGCATGCGGTGGCCTCAGAAGTTGTTGATGACCGAGGCGAACACGAGGTCGATCTTGGCCGCGTCGGAGGCGTCGAACCACTGACCGCCGGTCGCCTCCGCGATGCGCTGCAGCGCACGGGTGTCGGCGCCCTCGCCGTACGCGATCGGGAAGATGCGCACCGGCGACGACTCGCCTCCCTCCCCCTCGTCTGCGCCGATGCGCGCGATGAGCGAATCGAGGGAGATCGTGGAGTCGGTGTCCTGGCCGTCGGAGAGCACGACGATGGCGTTGATGCGCCCCGGCTCGGCCCGCGCGGTCATCTCCTCGTACGCGACGGCGATCGCGTCGTAGAGCGGCGTGCCCTCGCGCTGGGCGAAGCGCAGGTCGTCGAGCGAAGCATCCACCGACTCGCGATCGGAGGCGAGCGGCTCGACGTCGCGGAGCACGACGATGTTCTCGCCGGCCTCGGACTCGATGCCCGTGGTGAAGGCCCAGACGCCCACCTCGTCGCTCGAGCGGAAGTGGCCGAGCGTGGCCTGCGCGCCCTCGATGGCGCCGTCGAGCTTGGAACGGCCATCCCCGATCGGGTCGTCCATCGAGCCCGAGATGTCGATCACCTCGAGCACCGACGAGGGCTTGCGGATCTGGGTCCACTGGTCGAGCGCGGCCGAGACCACGTCGACGGCAGGGCGCGGGAGCGTGATCGCGGGGCCGGCGGGGTCGACGCCGAACTCCGCGGTGAACAGGTCGCCGAGGGGCGCCGAGGCATCGAGGGGCCGGAAGCCGAACGCGGGGAGGATCTCCTGGGCCGCGTCGGTCTGCAGGAACGCGGCGAACGCGGCGCCCGCCTCGGCCTGGGCGTCGGTCACCCAGTCGGCCCCGAGCACGGTGATGGGATTGTCCGACCACATCGATCCGCCCGAGGGATAGATCGCGACCAGCTTCTCGCTGGGCCGGGTGAGCGTCTCCCCCGGCTGCACGGTGTGGGAGTCGGGGTTGCCCTGGTTGTAGTTGAGGAGGGAGGTCTCCTCGAGGGCGACCGCCGACACGTAGCCCGACCCGCCCGCCCCGTTCTGCGTCTCGTCGTAGAGGGTCGTCAGCACCTTGCCGGTGGTGTCGCCGTAGTGGATGACGCACTCCTCGAACACGCGCGAGAAGTCCTCCGCGGTGGCGACGTCGTCGGTCGTGAGGTCGGCCGACTTGCCCGCCGCCTCGTACGACTGCATGAGGATCGCCGATAGGCCGGTGGTCGAGGTGTTCGGGTTGGTCTTGGAGATCTTGAACGACCCCCACAGGGACTTGCCGACGCTGCCCCAGCCCTCCGGGTCCTGGCAGAGCGCCTCCAGGTCGGCGATGCCGATCTCGGCGTCGGGCCAGCCGAGCGCCTTCGCCATGGTCTCGGGCATGCCGAACACGACCGGCGTGTGGGTGAAGCTCTCCGGCTCGCCGACGAGCGCCGGCGATCCCGCCGCCGCGACGCGCTCGGTCCAGACGGTGGAGGCGGGCGACCACATCGCCGGCCAGCGCCGCACATCGTCGTCGGGCCAGTCGCCGCCCGCGGAGAGGAAGCGCGTCGCGTCGCCCGAGGAGACGTTGATCGGGCGCACGGTGGCGCACTCGGCGAGCGCCTCATGCTGCGGCGACTGCTTGAAGGCGTCGGCGAGCGCGTCGAGCATGTTGACCTTCTCCGACGAGGTCGCCACCACCACGCTCGTGCAGCCGTCGTCGACGAAGTCTCCGTCGACCGCGTCGTCTTCACCGGTCGGCGTGCACGCGGTCAGCGCCAGGCCGACAGCGAGCGCGAGAGCGCCGATCCGGACCGTGCGGCGGGTCCCGGCGGCGGCGATGCGGACGGGCTCTGTCTCGAGGCGGGGGGCCATGCGTACAGCGTAGATCCCCGCCCGGGCCTCACGTGCCGAAGCCGCACCACTGCGCCACCCAGGTGAGGATGCGACCGCGCAGCGCGTCGCCGACGAACAGCTCGATCTCGCCCGGCTCCCCGTCGACGATCACGCGCACGTCGAAGATCGTGCCGCGCTTGTCCTCCTGCACGGCGTGCGGATCGCACCGGAAGGGCACGATCGGCACGTCGACACCCTGCGCCGCGCCGTCGGCGGTCACGTCGGCGTCGATCGGGAAGGTGCCGTCGACGCTCGCGTCGCCGAAGTCGAGGAGGTTCGTGCCCTCGACGGCGACGATCGTCACCTCTGTTGCCGAGTCGCCGGTGGGCGTCATCTCGAGCCGGAGCATGCCCGGCGAACCGGTGGCGAACGTGGTGAACGACGTGAACGCGAGGTCGACGGCCGCCCCGAGCGCCTGGGCGCGGCACTCGCGCTCGTGCAGCGGGCCGACGAAGCCGAGCGGGTCGGTCGCCGCGGCCCGCACGGGCTCTCCTGCGTCGCCGCCGAGGTCGAGGAGCACGACGGGCGCGGCATCCACCGTCCCGTCGCCCGCGCAGGCCATCTCGGGGAGCTGCACGCGGATCTCGACGCGGCCGCCCGGCGGCACGGTCGTGGTGCGCCCCGCGACGACCCGCGTCGCCTCCCCGTCGAAGCGCTCGTCCTGCACGCGCACATCGCCGATGACGACGGCCTCGTCGGATCCGTTGCTCACCTGCACCTGCGCCTGCCGTGCGGCGACGTCTCCGCGCAGCTGCACGAGCGCGACCTCCAGCCCTGCGGGCACGGCGTCGGGCGAGGGCGAAGGCGGGCCGGCCGGATCGCAGGCCACGAGCAGGGCACCGAGCATCGCGACCTGCACCGCGGTCGACAGGGCGGCGACGGCGCGCCCGCGTGCGACCACCGCTACCTCCGCAGCACTTCTCGGGCGACGGTGAACTCCTCGAGGGCGGCGTCGTCGAGCTCGACGCCCAGCCCGTGCCCGGTCGGCACCCGCACGTGGCCGTCTTCGAGCACAGCCGGCTCCGTGACGATGTCGCGGGTGTAGAAGCGGTTCGAGGCGGAGATGTCGCCCGGCAGGGTGAATCCCGGCAGGGCGGCGAGCGCGGCGTTGGCCGCGCGGCCGATGCCCGTCTCGAGCATGCCGCCGCACCATACCGGGATGCCCGCATCGCGGCACAGGTCATGGATGCGCAGCGCCTCGAGGTACCCGCCGACCCGCCCGGCCTTGATGTTGATGACCGATGCCGATCCGAGCGCGAGGGCATCGAGGGCGGCCTTGGCCGACACCACCGACTCGTCGAGGCAGATCGGCGTCTTCACGTGACGCGCCAGCGCGGCGTGGTCGACGATGTCGTCTTCCTGCAGCGGCTGCTCGATCAGCAGCAGGTCGAACCGGTCGAGCTCGGCGAGGGTGTCGAGGTCGGCGAGCGTGTAGGCCGAGTTCGCGTCGACCTGCAGGGGGATGCCGCCGAAGGCGTCGCGCACTGCGGCGGTGTCGTGCACGTCGCGCCCGGGCTTGATCTTGATCTTGATGCGCACGTACCCCTCGTCGAGGTACCCGCGCACGGCCTCCACGAGGGCTTGCGGGTCGCGCTGGATGCCGACGCTCACGCCGCTCGGCACGCGGTCGCGCTCGGCGCCGAGGTACTCCGCGAACGCACGGCCCTGGGCGCGCAGCGCCGCGTCGAGCACGGCGAGCTCGAGTCCCGCCTTGACCATGCGGTGGCCCTTGAACGGCTCGAGCGCCGGCGCGACGCGCTCCGCAGGCAGTGTCCGCTCGTCGAGCAGGGCCGGGATCAGCCAGCGCAGCGCGACGTCCCAGGCGCCGTAGGTGTACTCGCTCGAATACAGCGGCGCGTCCTGCGTGACGATCTCGCCCCAGCCGTCGCCGTCGGCCGTCAGCGCCCGCACCACGATCACCTCGCGCACCGTCTCGGTGCCGAACGAGGTCGTGAAGGGGGACA
This region includes:
- the menC gene encoding o-succinylbenzoate synthase; amino-acid sequence: MRAPTAPITLDGFELRVLHLPLVSPFTTSFGTETVREVIVVRALTADGDGWGEIVTQDAPLYSSEYTYGAWDVALRWLIPALLDERTLPAERVAPALEPFKGHRMVKAGLELAVLDAALRAQGRAFAEYLGAERDRVPSGVSVGIQRDPQALVEAVRGYLDEGYVRIKIKIKPGRDVHDTAAVRDAFGGIPLQVDANSAYTLADLDTLAELDRFDLLLIEQPLQEDDIVDHAALARHVKTPICLDESVVSAKAALDALALGSASVINIKAGRVGGYLEALRIHDLCRDAGIPVWCGGMLETGIGRAANAALAALPGFTLPGDISASNRFYTRDIVTEPAVLEDGHVRVPTGHGLGVELDDAALEEFTVAREVLRR
- a CDS encoding glycine--tRNA ligase, yielding MAEQSRLDKVIALARHRGFVFQAGEIYGGSRSAWDYGPLGTELKENIRRQWWQTFVRGRGDMVGLDSSVILPKRVWEASGHVATFTDPLVECLQCHKRFREDNLIEDFEARKGRKAENGLAEVPCPNCGTKGQYTEPKAFSGLVKTYLGVVDDESGLHFLRPETAQGIFVNFSNVLTASRKKPPFGIGQVGKAFRNEITPGNFIFRTREFEQMEIEFFAPPAEAPQWFDHWVEACWNWFIDLGIDPENMRQFDVPEHERAHYSAGTIDVEYRFGFPGKEWGELMGVANRTDYDLGSHTEASGQSLTYFDQASGEKYIPYVIEPSFGLTRAMMAFLVDAYHEEEAPNAKGGTDTRTVLKLDPRLAPVKAAILPLSRNEKLSPIAREVADSLRGEWNIDFDDAGAIGRRYRRQDEIGTPFCVTVDFDSLEDRAVTVRDRDTMSQERVPMENLRAYLAERLGGA
- a CDS encoding vWA domain-containing protein; its protein translation is MAPRLETEPVRIAAAGTRRTVRIGALALAVGLALTACTPTGEDDAVDGDFVDDGCTSVVVATSSEKVNMLDALADAFKQSPQHEALAECATVRPINVSSGDATRFLSAGGDWPDDDVRRWPAMWSPASTVWTERVAAAGSPALVGEPESFTHTPVVFGMPETMAKALGWPDAEIGIADLEALCQDPEGWGSVGKSLWGSFKISKTNPNTSTTGLSAILMQSYEAAGKSADLTTDDVATAEDFSRVFEECVIHYGDTTGKVLTTLYDETQNGAGGSGYVSAVALEETSLLNYNQGNPDSHTVQPGETLTRPSEKLVAIYPSGGSMWSDNPITVLGADWVTDAQAEAGAAFAAFLQTDAAQEILPAFGFRPLDASAPLGDLFTAEFGVDPAGPAITLPRPAVDVVSAALDQWTQIRKPSSVLEVIDISGSMDDPIGDGRSKLDGAIEGAQATLGHFRSSDEVGVWAFTTGIESEAGENIVVLRDVEPLASDRESVDASLDDLRFAQREGTPLYDAIAVAYEEMTARAEPGRINAIVVLSDGQDTDSTISLDSLIARIGADEGEGGESSPVRIFPIAYGEGADTRALQRIAEATGGQWFDASDAAKIDLVFASVINNF